A window of the Virgibacillus pantothenticus genome harbors these coding sequences:
- the dacB gene encoding D-alanyl-D-alanine carboxypeptidase/D-alanyl-D-alanine endopeptidase: MKERIETYITREPRLQGALIGISIREAKTGKVVYEHMGDIRFHPASNMKLLTAAAGLNVLGERYRFTTELNTDGVIEDGTLKGNLYIVGKGDPTLLPETYHLFARRLNQLGIKYIAGNIIGDDTWYDAVRLSQDIIWSDETYHYAAQIAALTVSPDKQYDAGSVYVKISPRKHGEPANVTLFPKTDYVTLVHKIKTGEEENIVIEREYGGNKIHLSGEISENGGEVEEWIAVWEPTDYALHIFQAALKHQGIVWGGTVYRGQAPQRLTCLYKHHSIPLNKLIIPFMKNSNNTIAEIIIKEMGKLVYGEGSWENGLRVLEREMDGMGMELETMVIRDGSGISHINGIPANQLTKLLYTIQAANWFDIYVHALPVAGAHEPWIGGTLQERMSHLNIRAKTGTIHGVSTLAGYMRKRNGKQLIFSILIDHLLDEEEGKEIEDYILNIIAGEDV; this comes from the coding sequence ATGAAAGAGAGAATAGAAACGTATATAACCAGAGAACCGAGATTACAAGGAGCGTTGATAGGTATTAGCATAAGAGAAGCAAAAACCGGAAAAGTTGTTTACGAACATATGGGCGATATCAGGTTCCATCCGGCTTCCAATATGAAGCTATTAACCGCTGCTGCAGGTTTGAACGTGTTAGGAGAGAGGTATCGCTTCACCACTGAGTTAAATACCGACGGAGTAATTGAAGATGGAACTCTAAAAGGAAATCTGTATATCGTTGGTAAAGGTGACCCGACTTTATTACCAGAAACCTACCATCTATTTGCCCGGCGATTAAACCAACTAGGAATTAAATATATTGCAGGAAACATCATTGGTGACGATACATGGTATGATGCCGTTCGACTGTCGCAGGATATCATTTGGAGTGATGAGACTTACCATTATGCAGCACAAATCGCAGCATTAACAGTTTCACCAGATAAACAATATGACGCGGGTAGTGTCTATGTGAAAATAAGCCCTCGGAAACATGGGGAGCCAGCAAATGTAACCCTATTTCCAAAAACGGATTATGTTACGCTTGTCCATAAAATAAAGACAGGCGAAGAAGAAAATATTGTGATTGAAAGGGAGTATGGAGGAAATAAAATACATTTATCTGGAGAAATATCCGAGAACGGTGGAGAAGTGGAGGAATGGATAGCAGTATGGGAACCAACAGACTATGCGTTACATATTTTTCAAGCTGCACTAAAGCATCAAGGAATCGTATGGGGAGGGACTGTGTATCGAGGACAAGCTCCGCAGCGATTAACATGCTTGTATAAACACCATTCTATTCCGCTAAATAAGCTGATTATTCCGTTTATGAAAAACAGTAACAATACGATTGCAGAAATAATCATCAAAGAAATGGGAAAGCTCGTATATGGAGAAGGAAGCTGGGAAAACGGTTTACGAGTGTTAGAAAGGGAAATGGACGGGATGGGGATGGAGCTTGAAACAATGGTTATTCGTGATGGTTCAGGTATATCGCATATAAATGGCATCCCTGCTAACCAACTAACGAAGCTGCTATATACGATTCAAGCAGCTAATTGGTTTGATATATATGTACATGCGCTACCGGTTGCAGGAGCTCATGAACCATGGATTGGTGGTACATTGCAGGAACGTATGTCTCACCTTAACATAAGGGCTAAAACAGGGACAATTCACGGTGTAAGCACATTAGCAGGGTATATGCGAAAAAGAAATGGAAAACAGTTGATTTTTTCCATTTTAATAGACCATCTACTCGATGAAGAGGAAGGAAAAGAAATTGAAGACTATATTTTGAATATTATAGCAGGTGAAGAT
- a CDS encoding DNA polymerase IV produces MDYSLYPRNDVLCIDMRSFYASVEAVKLHLDPMKALLAVVGDPSRSGSIVLAASPALKKKYGISNVSRFFELPKDPNLHIVPAHMADYLKVSTEIIKLLYQYVPKEAIHPYSVDEVWVTVNGLKRRFGSRLEIAERIKSDILECFGITCSIGIGDNKFLAKVVMDLHAKKQGIAECTYEDVPQKLWPFPVETIWGVGSRMKKNLQRMGIITLGQLACFDLQRLRKRFGVMGEQLYWHAWGIDLSPVIGNFIKTEQKGFGHGISLLRDYSKEEVHVCILDLCEEVCRRARTAHMAGKTIQLGISYSKETGGGFSRSASVSIPTNVTMDMYHVCMDLFFRFYDGISSIRRVYVTLTHLYGKQATQLSLFEDRAKKDDIGYTMDAIRAKYGATSLLRASSYTDAGITIERSKKIGGHYA; encoded by the coding sequence ATGGATTATTCCCTCTATCCACGTAATGATGTTCTATGTATCGATATGCGCTCTTTTTATGCCAGTGTGGAGGCAGTCAAATTGCATTTAGATCCAATGAAAGCATTGCTTGCCGTTGTAGGAGATCCGAGCAGATCCGGTAGTATTGTACTTGCTGCTTCTCCTGCGCTAAAGAAAAAATATGGGATTAGCAATGTGAGTCGTTTCTTTGAACTGCCGAAGGATCCAAACCTGCATATTGTTCCTGCACATATGGCTGACTATTTAAAAGTATCCACTGAAATAATCAAATTACTTTATCAATACGTTCCTAAAGAAGCCATCCATCCATATTCCGTAGATGAAGTTTGGGTTACTGTTAACGGACTCAAAAGAAGGTTTGGAAGCCGTCTAGAAATAGCTGAACGTATAAAAAGCGATATTCTCGAATGCTTTGGGATAACATGCTCCATTGGTATTGGTGATAATAAATTTCTCGCCAAAGTCGTGATGGATCTGCATGCAAAAAAACAAGGAATTGCCGAATGCACCTATGAGGATGTACCACAAAAACTGTGGCCTTTTCCAGTAGAAACGATTTGGGGAGTTGGAAGCAGGATGAAAAAAAATCTCCAGCGCATGGGAATTATAACACTTGGTCAGCTTGCTTGCTTTGACTTGCAACGCCTGCGAAAACGATTTGGCGTCATGGGAGAGCAATTATACTGGCATGCATGGGGAATCGATTTAAGCCCTGTAATCGGAAATTTCATCAAAACGGAGCAAAAAGGTTTCGGTCACGGTATTTCATTATTGCGTGACTATTCAAAGGAAGAAGTCCATGTTTGTATACTGGATCTTTGTGAGGAAGTGTGCCGGAGGGCAAGAACCGCTCATATGGCTGGAAAAACCATTCAGCTTGGCATCAGTTATTCCAAAGAAACTGGTGGTGGATTCTCCCGTTCTGCATCTGTTTCTATTCCGACCAATGTTACAATGGATATGTATCATGTTTGTATGGATTTATTTTTTCGCTTTTACGATGGCATCAGCAGTATTCGCCGCGTGTACGTGACATTAACTCATTTATACGGAAAACAAGCTACGCAATTGAGCTTATTTGAAGATCGTGCCAAAAAAGATGATATTGGTTACACCATGGATGCCATCCGTGCGAAATATGGCGCTACTTCGCTTCTCCGTGCGAGTAGCTATACGGATGCAGGTATTACGATTGAAAGAAGCAAAAAAATCGGTGGGCACTATGCGTAG
- a CDS encoding aldo/keto reductase → MPKVTLGKSDISVYPIGLGTNAVGGHNIYPNMLDEEQGKNVVRTALEQGINLLDTAFIYGPERSEELTGEVMKEYKREDIVLATKGAHKFVGDEVVIDNSPAFLKQSVEDSLRRLQTDYIDLYYIHFPDKDTPKDEAVGALKELKDEGKIRSIGVSNFTLEQLKEANKDGYVDVLQAEYNLLKREAETSFFPYTEKEKITFIPYFPLESGLLAGKYDKHQTFTDLRAENPNFQGEKFHENLAKVAKLKPIAEKYNQEIAHIVLAWYFTRPSVDVLIPGAKRPEQVVSNKRAAAITLAEEDVQLISDIFA, encoded by the coding sequence ATGCCCAAGGTTACTTTAGGAAAATCAGATATCTCTGTCTATCCAATCGGGTTAGGAACGAACGCCGTCGGTGGTCATAATATTTATCCTAATATGCTCGATGAAGAACAAGGAAAGAATGTCGTTCGTACTGCATTGGAACAAGGAATTAATCTGTTGGACACAGCGTTTATTTATGGGCCGGAGCGTTCCGAAGAATTAACCGGGGAAGTGATGAAAGAATATAAGCGTGAAGATATCGTGCTTGCGACTAAAGGCGCGCATAAATTTGTTGGTGACGAAGTAGTAATAGATAATTCTCCTGCTTTTTTGAAGCAGTCCGTAGAAGATAGTCTTCGTCGCTTACAAACAGACTATATCGATCTATACTATATTCATTTTCCGGATAAAGATACACCAAAAGATGAAGCTGTTGGTGCATTAAAAGAATTAAAGGATGAAGGGAAAATTCGTTCTATTGGTGTGTCGAATTTCACATTGGAACAATTGAAAGAAGCGAATAAGGATGGATATGTTGACGTACTGCAAGCAGAATATAATTTACTAAAGCGTGAAGCAGAAACTAGTTTTTTCCCTTATACGGAAAAAGAAAAAATTACGTTTATTCCTTACTTTCCACTGGAATCAGGATTACTTGCCGGGAAATATGATAAGCATCAAACATTTACGGATTTACGGGCTGAAAACCCGAATTTTCAAGGTGAAAAATTCCACGAAAACCTTGCAAAAGTGGCAAAATTAAAGCCAATAGCTGAGAAATATAACCAGGAAATTGCTCATATTGTTTTAGCTTGGTATTTTACTCGTCCTTCTGTCGATGTTCTTATTCCTGGAGCCAAGCGGCCAGAACAGGTAGTTAGCAACAAACGGGCTGCTGCGATTACTCTTGCAGAAGAAGATGTGCAGCTGATTAGTGATATTTTTGCCTAA
- a CDS encoding phosphopentomutase encodes MAKLTLFVIDSFGIGAMDDCAEYNIADCSANTYKHIRDVKQEELQIPFMYNAGLGTLVDGIQSPSNAYGCAKLAHHGADTYLGHQEIVGSCPKKSNKRLIKDIHVGLKLALEAAGYTVTYPIVGCPVLLVNNAAVVADNLESAYGNIINVTADFKKMPFSMVKQLGRVVRQHVDTSRVIAFGGPYTSIEHILSCVIEKQMGQWGVDTPKVKVYGKGYDVYHMGYGVEIDKQFPMIAAKHGLKVYRLGKTADVLHGEGPANPIVNTSKLLQSVSENYLAEQGEAAFLINIQETDLAGHSQNVDWYCQLLNEVDRWLSNIFLPLMAKEDILIVMADHGNDPTIGHANHTREYVPILIFGEKVNSVNIGLRETMADVGTTICDFFHFPSTAEGKSFLADILNE; translated from the coding sequence ATGGCAAAATTAACATTGTTTGTCATTGATAGTTTTGGCATTGGGGCAATGGACGATTGTGCAGAGTATAATATTGCTGATTGTTCTGCTAATACGTATAAGCATATCCGAGATGTAAAGCAAGAGGAATTACAAATTCCATTTATGTATAACGCAGGGTTAGGTACGTTAGTGGATGGAATCCAAAGCCCTTCCAACGCTTATGGCTGTGCGAAGCTTGCGCATCATGGTGCAGATACGTATTTAGGACATCAAGAAATAGTAGGAAGTTGTCCCAAAAAATCCAACAAACGTTTAATAAAGGACATTCATGTTGGTTTAAAGCTGGCATTAGAAGCAGCTGGGTATACGGTTACGTACCCAATTGTTGGTTGTCCAGTTTTATTAGTTAATAATGCAGCTGTAGTGGCCGACAATTTAGAATCTGCTTATGGTAACATCATTAATGTGACAGCTGATTTTAAAAAAATGCCGTTTTCTATGGTAAAGCAATTAGGACGAGTAGTTAGACAACATGTGGATACTTCTAGGGTTATAGCATTCGGTGGACCATATACTTCCATAGAGCATATTTTATCTTGTGTAATAGAAAAACAAATGGGTCAATGGGGGGTTGATACACCAAAAGTAAAAGTTTATGGTAAGGGTTATGATGTTTATCATATGGGATATGGTGTAGAAATTGATAAACAATTTCCTATGATTGCTGCTAAGCATGGCTTGAAGGTTTATCGTTTAGGAAAAACAGCCGATGTTTTACATGGAGAAGGCCCTGCTAATCCAATTGTAAACACGTCGAAGTTACTGCAAAGCGTAAGCGAGAACTACTTAGCGGAACAGGGTGAGGCAGCTTTTTTAATTAATATTCAAGAAACAGATTTAGCTGGACATTCTCAAAATGTAGACTGGTATTGCCAATTATTAAATGAAGTTGACCGGTGGCTGTCCAATATTTTCTTACCCCTGATGGCTAAGGAAGATATATTAATCGTTATGGCTGATCATGGAAATGATCCAACAATAGGTCATGCTAATCATACGAGAGAATACGTACCTATTTTAATTTTTGGTGAAAAAGTAAATAGCGTAAATATAGGCCTTCGCGAAACAATGGCTGATGTCGGGACCACTATATGTGATTTTTTTCACTTCCCTTCCACAGCAGAAGGGAAAAGCTTTTTAGCAGACATTTTAAATGAATAG
- a CDS encoding alanine racemase, translating into MFLQRTIERNPKLIATSVMLHQTGEIPPNTYVIDVEALIGNTKLLSRTAKAHGMELYFMSKQLGRLPKLAKYMVTNGIDKAVAVDFDEGKLLADHGIRIGNIGHLVQPGKHQWQEVLSWEPEVVTVFSYLRAKQVSEAAQKINRKQDILLKIVGPHDYIHEAQEGGIELSLLNRELDLILRLPGVRVVGVTTFPILKLADDKKQMVPTENLTTLLKGKQMLETKGVNVLQVNGPGGTSSETIPYLVKQGVTHGEPGHGLTGTTPLHAYRSLSELPAMVYVTEVSHETREHYHVIAGGFYDRSNMKSCIVGHDSVTILQNYVATRPNSPEVIDYYGAIKKPKQFQIQIGDTAIFAFRTQIFVTRAHVALVEGIQSGSPSLVHLERKW; encoded by the coding sequence ATGTTTTTGCAGAGGACAATAGAGAGAAACCCAAAGTTAATTGCAACGAGTGTTATGCTTCATCAAACTGGAGAAATCCCTCCAAATACGTATGTGATCGATGTAGAGGCGCTAATAGGAAATACGAAACTGTTATCTCGTACAGCTAAAGCTCATGGAATGGAATTGTACTTTATGAGTAAGCAGCTAGGAAGGTTACCAAAATTGGCCAAATATATGGTAACGAATGGGATAGATAAGGCAGTAGCCGTCGATTTTGATGAAGGAAAACTGTTGGCAGACCATGGGATTCGGATCGGAAACATCGGGCATTTGGTGCAGCCTGGAAAGCATCAGTGGCAAGAGGTTCTTAGTTGGGAGCCGGAGGTCGTTACTGTTTTTTCATATCTTCGTGCGAAACAAGTATCTGAGGCAGCTCAAAAAATAAATAGAAAACAAGACATTCTATTGAAAATAGTTGGTCCTCATGATTATATTCATGAGGCGCAGGAAGGAGGAATTGAGCTATCTCTACTAAACCGTGAATTGGATTTAATTCTTCGTTTACCAGGAGTTCGTGTTGTTGGAGTAACTACGTTTCCAATCTTGAAATTGGCTGATGATAAAAAACAGATGGTTCCAACGGAAAATTTAACTACTCTTTTAAAAGGCAAACAAATGCTGGAAACAAAAGGTGTAAATGTCTTACAAGTAAATGGACCAGGCGGGACAAGTAGTGAAACAATTCCTTATTTAGTAAAGCAAGGTGTAACTCATGGCGAACCTGGTCATGGATTGACAGGAACGACACCGCTGCATGCGTATCGGTCTTTATCTGAATTACCGGCAATGGTCTATGTCACGGAAGTGTCTCACGAGACAAGAGAACATTATCACGTGATTGCAGGTGGATTTTACGACAGATCTAATATGAAAAGCTGCATTGTCGGTCATGATTCTGTCACCATTTTGCAAAATTATGTAGCTACAAGACCGAACAGCCCTGAAGTTATTGATTATTACGGTGCAATTAAAAAGCCAAAGCAATTCCAAATACAAATAGGAGATACAGCCATTTTTGCATTTCGAACACAAATATTTGTAACAAGAGCACATGTGGCACTAGTAGAAGGAATTCAATCCGGATCACCAAGCCTCGTGCATCTTGAAAGGAAGTGGTGA
- a CDS encoding aminotransferase class V-fold PLP-dependent enzyme, with translation MIYNPSSLKYASSVLPVLTVEEAKQLQFKLTNHMSKVFTGQQFLSLGDLGVTPNCKRPEQTKRVEQVIANFFRAEKSALVRGAGTGAIRTILSTLLKTGDSMFIHTAPVYTTTKDTIRLLGIQTKAVDYNDLDAVREAVIADLTNKLFYIQHARQQPTDTYNLKELIQNVKRVRPDITIVVDDNYCAMKTAGIGIEFGADYSTFSGFKLLGPEGIGVIVGKKEAITILQERNYSGGGQVQGYEAMELLRMMTFAPVSLAIQNEQVEELCKQLNEGTVKGVASAYMTNAQSKNVIVELDSPIALEVIQRSNALGAATHPVGAESKYEILPMIYRVSGGFLEAQPYLKQYGLRINPMKSSAATVVQILNQAIGSNN, from the coding sequence ATGATTTATAATCCATCTTCATTAAAATATGCTTCTTCTGTGCTTCCTGTATTAACTGTAGAAGAGGCGAAACAATTACAATTTAAACTTACTAATCACATGAGCAAAGTGTTCACAGGTCAACAGTTTTTATCATTGGGCGATTTGGGTGTAACCCCTAATTGTAAAAGACCTGAACAAACAAAAAGAGTAGAGCAGGTTATCGCTAACTTCTTTCGTGCTGAGAAATCAGCTCTTGTAAGAGGAGCTGGCACAGGAGCAATTCGGACAATATTAAGTACTTTACTTAAAACAGGAGATTCTATGTTTATACATACAGCTCCTGTCTATACAACAACTAAAGATACGATTCGTCTGTTAGGAATTCAGACAAAAGCTGTAGACTATAACGATCTTGATGCAGTTCGAGAAGCAGTAATAGCTGATCTAACAAACAAATTGTTTTATATTCAGCATGCACGTCAGCAGCCGACAGACACTTACAACTTAAAAGAACTTATTCAGAATGTAAAGCGAGTAAGACCAGATATCACGATAGTTGTAGATGATAATTATTGTGCCATGAAAACAGCAGGAATTGGTATTGAATTTGGAGCAGATTACTCTACATTCTCAGGTTTTAAATTACTTGGTCCCGAAGGAATCGGAGTTATAGTTGGTAAAAAAGAAGCTATTACAATATTGCAGGAACGTAATTATTCTGGAGGCGGTCAAGTACAAGGTTATGAAGCGATGGAACTTCTGCGTATGATGACATTTGCTCCAGTCTCACTTGCTATACAAAATGAGCAAGTAGAAGAACTATGTAAGCAATTAAATGAAGGCACTGTTAAAGGGGTAGCGTCTGCGTATATGACAAATGCACAATCGAAGAACGTTATTGTTGAACTGGATTCTCCAATTGCGCTTGAAGTGATCCAGCGAAGCAATGCACTTGGGGCTGCGACACACCCTGTTGGTGCAGAATCAAAATATGAAATTCTTCCAATGATTTATCGCGTTTCCGGAGGCTTCCTTGAAGCCCAGCCATATTTAAAGCAGTATGGATTACGAATTAATCCGATGAAATCTAGTGCAGCTACTGTTGTTCAAATTCTTAATCAAGCCATAGGATCAAATAACTAG
- a CDS encoding phosphotriesterase family protein, with amino-acid sequence MIQTVRGKIKPEEFGICAAHEHLSIDLSRIKGDPDTILDDEQGMIDELTHFYKAGGCSLIELTNEGMGRNVERLVRLSEKTSVHIVTCTGFYKDPFIPEFAMQWDREQFAEHFVKESQEGVDNTRVLPGVIGEIGTSVHEIKPIEKELIMGAAIAAVETGLPISTHTSLGTLGSEQVDMLIGYGVDTNQIIIGHQDLNSNKAEVLEVLQSGVYIGFDTIGKNNYRPDEERIEFLLDFIERGYHRQILLSADLTRKSHWKKHGGPGYDLVLHNFIPKLRARRVSDEIIQDLLVTNPASAFSIKEQNR; translated from the coding sequence ATGATACAGACAGTAAGAGGGAAAATAAAACCGGAAGAATTCGGAATTTGTGCAGCTCATGAGCATCTATCTATTGATTTATCACGAATTAAAGGTGATCCGGATACCATTTTAGATGATGAGCAAGGAATGATAGATGAATTAACTCATTTTTATAAAGCTGGGGGCTGTTCCTTAATTGAGCTTACGAATGAAGGAATGGGTAGAAACGTTGAGAGATTGGTGCGCTTAAGTGAAAAGACTTCTGTGCATATTGTTACATGTACGGGATTTTATAAAGATCCATTTATACCTGAATTTGCGATGCAATGGGATAGAGAACAGTTCGCAGAGCACTTTGTAAAGGAGAGTCAGGAGGGGGTAGATAATACCAGGGTTCTTCCAGGAGTTATTGGAGAGATAGGTACGAGTGTTCATGAGATAAAACCGATTGAAAAGGAGTTAATCATGGGTGCAGCGATTGCTGCTGTTGAAACTGGACTACCTATTTCAACGCATACATCTCTAGGTACGTTAGGAAGTGAGCAAGTAGATATGCTGATTGGTTACGGAGTAGATACGAATCAAATCATTATTGGGCACCAGGATTTAAATTCGAATAAAGCAGAAGTTCTTGAGGTACTGCAGTCAGGCGTTTATATCGGTTTTGATACGATCGGAAAAAATAATTATCGCCCTGATGAAGAGCGGATTGAATTTTTACTCGATTTTATAGAACGAGGATATCATAGGCAAATATTGTTATCTGCTGATTTAACAAGGAAGTCCCATTGGAAGAAACACGGAGGTCCTGGTTATGATTTAGTGCTCCATAATTTTATTCCTAAATTACGGGCCAGAAGAGTTTCTGATGAAATAATTCAGGATTTGCTAGTAACAAATCCTGCTAGCGCATTCTCAATAAAGGAGCAAAATAGATGA
- a CDS encoding YhfT family protein — protein MEMIFVILIGALAAVLANMNIAVFNDGLRPIVSEHLDGRLKRRELGLTAFAMSFGLVVGFGIPFTITASIILIHSILLGTDIIGLITPKNKWGTPLAAVIGGLYSWGLLIGLEGFVKLFEHLPVNFLEPMGEVGTPVVVTFMAFPALAVALQFSLKKGILTFLVAALMRQLAVFLNESGLFVIGGNVITLNQEGMALIAGMIFLFSFAMKEKTNEDDATVDLASIFSDKVSAIKKNVVFFMLIGALIAGATNLLLMAGDPISLNLLAEGKQTDAGIAAAARAIGFIPLVASTAIATGVYSPVGFTLIFVAGLFSPNVWIAVLAGAIVIFLEVMLLSSIAKFLDKYPGVRNSGENIRSAMTKLLEVALLIGGANASNMIAPGFGFFFIAGFYLLNEAAGRPIVRMAVGPVGAIAVGVIANILVLLGVMSIPQ, from the coding sequence ATGGAAATGATATTTGTTATTTTAATTGGGGCTTTAGCAGCAGTATTAGCAAATATGAATATAGCTGTATTTAATGATGGCCTACGTCCTATTGTTTCTGAACATTTAGACGGCCGTTTAAAGCGCAGGGAACTTGGGCTAACAGCATTTGCGATGAGCTTTGGTTTAGTAGTTGGTTTTGGAATACCATTCACCATAACTGCAAGTATTATTTTAATTCATAGTATTTTACTAGGTACAGATATTATCGGTCTAATAACCCCAAAAAATAAATGGGGTACTCCCCTTGCGGCTGTTATTGGGGGATTATATAGCTGGGGACTTTTAATAGGCTTAGAAGGTTTTGTAAAATTGTTTGAACATTTACCGGTAAACTTCCTTGAACCGATGGGAGAAGTAGGTACACCAGTAGTAGTTACATTTATGGCTTTTCCCGCATTAGCTGTTGCACTTCAATTTAGTTTGAAAAAAGGTATTCTTACGTTTCTAGTAGCAGCCTTAATGAGGCAATTAGCTGTATTTTTAAATGAAAGCGGTTTATTTGTTATTGGTGGAAATGTGATAACGCTTAACCAAGAAGGAATGGCATTAATCGCTGGAATGATTTTCTTATTCAGCTTTGCAATGAAGGAGAAGACAAATGAAGATGATGCTACGGTGGATTTAGCATCCATCTTTAGCGACAAAGTAAGCGCAATAAAGAAAAATGTTGTTTTCTTTATGTTAATTGGTGCCCTAATTGCTGGCGCTACTAATCTGCTATTAATGGCTGGTGACCCTATTTCGTTGAATTTATTAGCTGAAGGAAAACAAACAGACGCTGGAATAGCAGCTGCAGCTAGAGCAATTGGGTTTATTCCACTTGTCGCTTCAACAGCAATAGCTACTGGCGTTTATAGTCCAGTTGGTTTTACGTTAATTTTTGTAGCAGGCCTATTTTCTCCGAATGTTTGGATAGCAGTTCTGGCTGGTGCTATTGTTATCTTTTTGGAAGTAATGTTACTAAGTTCTATTGCAAAGTTTCTTGATAAATATCCTGGGGTTAGAAATTCAGGAGAGAATATACGTAGTGCTATGACTAAATTATTAGAAGTTGCACTTTTGATTGGTGGAGCAAACGCTTCAAATATGATTGCTCCTGGATTTGGTTTTTTCTTTATCGCAGGATTTTACTTATTAAATGAAGCAGCTGGGCGACCAATTGTACGGATGGCAGTGGGACCAGTAGGGGCGATTGCTGTAGGTGTTATAGCTAATATTTTAGTTCTACTGGGGGTCATGTCTATCCCTCAATAG
- a CDS encoding DUF2620 domain-containing protein, which translates to MKIVIGGQVEKQAMEALIKEIDSSIETVVKSDLDAAMAMKTQQADYYLGACHTGGGGALAMAIAMIGREKCETVSMPGRKPNKQAVEAAVQNGKVAFGFTGDHLEAAVPMIIHALKNKS; encoded by the coding sequence GTGAAAATCGTAATTGGTGGACAAGTGGAAAAACAAGCAATGGAGGCTTTAATCAAGGAGATTGATAGTTCGATTGAGACAGTAGTGAAATCGGATTTAGATGCAGCAATGGCAATGAAAACACAGCAGGCAGATTACTATTTAGGAGCTTGTCATACTGGAGGAGGTGGTGCACTTGCGATGGCAATCGCCATGATAGGTCGAGAAAAATGTGAAACGGTTTCAATGCCGGGCAGAAAGCCGAATAAACAAGCAGTAGAAGCCGCTGTTCAAAATGGAAAAGTAGCTTTTGGATTTACTGGAGATCATTTGGAAGCAGCGGTCCCTATGATTATTCATGCACTGAAAAATAAAAGTTAA
- a CDS encoding PRD domain-containing protein, protein MNINNLQDRLQILLLGKVISKDTFYLTLRAFQRLLKELRMKNLEQAEMLFTHLPSALERMKEGEELDLPVVEAMDEVKKSPYYLLAKQQVSLLEEEWGGTLPQQEKVFLYIHFINVISLNKGGNKA, encoded by the coding sequence ATGAATATAAATAATCTGCAGGATAGGCTACAAATTTTATTACTAGGAAAGGTCATATCTAAAGATACTTTTTATCTTACTTTGCGTGCTTTCCAACGTTTATTAAAAGAATTACGTATGAAAAATCTTGAACAAGCAGAGATGTTATTTACCCATCTACCTTCAGCATTAGAACGAATGAAGGAAGGAGAAGAATTAGATTTACCAGTAGTTGAAGCGATGGACGAGGTAAAGAAGTCCCCATACTATTTATTAGCAAAGCAACAAGTTAGTTTATTAGAAGAAGAGTGGGGCGGAACTTTACCGCAACAGGAAAAAGTTTTTTTATACATACATTTTATCAATGTCATTTCATTAAATAAGGGAGGAAATAAAGCGTGA